A portion of the Streptomyces sp. YPW6 genome contains these proteins:
- the murD gene encoding UDP-N-acetylmuramoyl-L-alanine--D-glutamate ligase: MGSQEVSTVDWQGKHVTVAGLGVSGIPAARALRERGALVTVVNDGDDERARAQAAELEALGITVRLGDGATLPPSTELVVTAPGWQPDKPLFLAAAEAGVPVWGDVELAWRLRGDNGRKAAPWLAVTGTNGKTTTVRMLASILEAAGLRTAAVGNIGVSLLDAVLGEREYDVLAVELSSYQLHWAPSLRAHSAAVLNLAPDHLDWHGSMEAYAADKGRVYEGNTVACVYNVADPATEDLVREADVEEGCRAIGFTLGAPGPSQLGVVDGILVDRAFVANRQQQAQELAEVDDVSPPAPHNIANALAAAALARAFGVEPAAVRDGLRAFRPDAHRIEHVADIGEVAYVDDSKATNTHATEASLAAYDSIVWIAGGLAKGATFDELVTGAAKRLRGVVLMGADRALIHEALTRHAPEVPVVDLERTDTGAMSEAVARAAELARPGDTVLLAPACASMDMFTNYNKRGEAFAEAVRARADESA, from the coding sequence ATGGGCAGCCAAGAAGTGAGCACCGTGGACTGGCAGGGCAAGCACGTCACCGTCGCCGGGCTCGGCGTCAGCGGAATCCCCGCGGCCCGGGCCCTGCGCGAGCGCGGCGCGCTCGTCACCGTCGTCAACGACGGCGACGACGAACGTGCCCGCGCACAGGCGGCCGAACTGGAGGCGCTCGGGATCACCGTGCGCCTCGGCGACGGCGCCACCCTGCCGCCGTCCACGGAACTCGTCGTCACCGCCCCCGGCTGGCAGCCGGACAAGCCGCTCTTCCTGGCTGCCGCCGAGGCGGGCGTCCCGGTCTGGGGCGACGTCGAACTGGCCTGGCGCCTGCGCGGGGACAACGGCCGGAAGGCCGCCCCCTGGCTCGCGGTCACCGGCACGAACGGCAAGACCACGACCGTACGGATGCTGGCCTCCATCCTGGAGGCGGCGGGCCTGCGGACCGCGGCCGTCGGCAACATCGGCGTATCGCTGCTGGACGCGGTGCTCGGCGAGAGGGAGTACGACGTCCTCGCCGTCGAACTCTCCAGCTACCAGCTGCACTGGGCGCCCTCCCTGCGCGCCCACTCCGCCGCCGTCCTCAACCTGGCCCCCGACCACCTCGACTGGCACGGCTCGATGGAGGCGTACGCCGCCGACAAGGGCCGGGTCTACGAGGGCAACACCGTGGCCTGCGTCTACAACGTGGCCGACCCGGCCACCGAGGACCTGGTCCGCGAGGCCGACGTCGAAGAGGGCTGCCGCGCCATCGGCTTCACCCTCGGCGCCCCGGGCCCCTCGCAGCTCGGCGTCGTCGACGGGATCCTCGTCGACCGGGCGTTCGTCGCCAACCGCCAGCAGCAGGCCCAGGAGCTGGCCGAGGTCGACGACGTCAGCCCGCCCGCCCCGCACAACATCGCCAACGCCCTCGCGGCCGCCGCCCTCGCGCGCGCCTTCGGCGTGGAACCGGCGGCCGTCCGCGACGGGCTGCGCGCCTTCCGCCCCGACGCCCACCGCATCGAACACGTCGCGGACATCGGCGAAGTCGCCTACGTGGACGACTCCAAGGCCACCAACACCCACGCCACCGAGGCATCCCTGGCCGCCTACGACTCGATCGTCTGGATCGCCGGAGGCCTCGCCAAGGGCGCCACCTTCGACGAACTGGTCACCGGGGCGGCGAAGCGGCTGCGCGGCGTCGTCCTGATGGGCGCCGACCGGGCCCTGATCCACGAAGCCCTGACGCGACACGCCCCCGAAGTCCCGGTGGTCGACCTCGAACGGACCGACACTGGGGCGATGTCCGAAGCGGTCGCGCGGGCCGCCGAGCTCGCCCGGCCGGGCGATACGGTACTGCTGGCCCCGGCCTGTGCCTCGATGGACATGTTCACCAACTACAACAAGCGGGGCGAGGCGTTCGCGGAGGCGGTCCGCGCACGCGCCGACGAGAGCGCCTGA